In a single window of the Papaver somniferum cultivar HN1 chromosome 8, ASM357369v1, whole genome shotgun sequence genome:
- the LOC113306121 gene encoding uncharacterized protein LOC113306121 produces MPLASLPPEPVITDEEFERDVDLMMMDDDSMLRIPPWLMTLKYKLDGICLLETMVNEDTVRKYTHHLPYDTWIIIPSVGKSGGMAFGYFEKSTIEILGYSLNMIHILCDVSPTIKNCVVSFVYGFLNASGMRNQWNFLSDMNDNNNNPWLLLGEFNFILHDSDKQGGNSNSSFPPNFVKDKLPDMNMHEVVSFGNPYTWCNRRFKNPNELIFEKFDRTFMNDRWVSVLPQTRATNLGRLFSDHCPVLVKCFHWVRNLNIPYKFFKCWQINPEFKEVLNDSWSKRVVGSPTFVVVNKLKHVKFDLSKWNVNSFGHIKTTIGRLNSELEKLQALPYSPQIGQYILNYSKQLDYWNMYNTIHTIRDDQGNWLEDKDQVTHLLSMHFKKIFTSSSPGNNVIEAALRFVTPIISDEVNSSLIAIPSTQKIRDTVNSLASWSSSGPDGFQAGFFQDNWDIVQAEFAFVANRQIHDNVVITQEIMLEWSFILAVFKKLGFSDEWCHMISQCISTVSYSVLVNGSPSEPFYHSRGIRQGECLSPYIFILCMEVLSQLLVKAEDEKLIQGFRFKKNSPSISHLFFAGDCMLFYKASVSYAKNLLKIIDTFAQASRQAINFEKSGFITSKKMIPSTDVDHFMFIDGSFKDYNMGLGVIWCDIAGNVRRCRSDYGLMSDAIGAEVAALILAISWAE; encoded by the exons ATGCCTTTAGCCTCTCTTCCACCGGAACCGGTTATTACTGATGAGGAGTTTGAAAGAGATGTTGATCTCATGATGATGGATGATGACTCTATGCTAAGGATACCTCCATGGCTCATGACCCT GAAATATAAGCTAGATGGTATATGTTTACTGGAAACAATGGTTAATGAGGACACTGTTAGGAAATACACCCATCATTTACCTTATGATACTTGGATTATTATTCCTTCTGTTGGAAAATCTGGAGGGATGGCTTTTGGTTACTTTGAAAAATCCACAATAGAGATTCTAGGTTACTCCCTGAACATGATCCATATACTGTGTGATGTTTCGCCTACAATCAAGAACTGTGTTGTCTCCTTTGTTTATGGTTTTTTGAATGCTTCTGGTATGAGAAACCAATGGAATTTCCTTAGTGACATGAATGATAATAATAACAATCCTTGGCTGCTGTTAGGTGAATTTAATTTTATTCTACATGATTCTGATAAGCAAGGTGGTAACTCTAATAGTTCATTCCCTCCTAACTTTGTCAAAGATAAGCTGCCGGATATGAATATGCATGAAGTTGTCTCTTTTGGTAATCCCTATACTTGGTGCAACAGAAGATTTAAGAATCCTAATGAGttaatttttgaaaaattcgATAGGACTTTCATGAATGATAGATGGGTCtctgttcttccccaaacacGTGCCACTAACTTAGGAAGATTATTTTCTGATCATTGTCCTGTTTTGGTTAAATGTTTTCATTGGGTTAGAAATTTAAATATTCCATATAAATTCTTCAAATGTTGGCAAATTAATCCAGAATTTAAAGAAGTTTTGAATGATTCGTGGTCTAAAAGGGTTGTTGGTTCTCCTACCTTTGTTGTTGTGAATAAACTCAAGCATGTAAAATTTGATCTGAGCAAATGGAATGTCAATTCCTTTGGGCATATTAAGACTACTATAGGTAGGCTCAACTCTGAGTTAGAAAAACTTCAAGCTCTTCCTTACTCCCCTCAGATTGGTCAGTATATTTTGAATTACTCTAAGCAATTAGATTATTG GAATATGTACAACACAATTCACACAATTAGAGATGATCAAGGTAACTGGCTAGAAGACAAAGATCAAGTTACTCATTTGCTCTCTATGCATTTCAAAAAGATTTTTACTTCTTCTAGTCCTGGTAATAATGTCATTGAagctgcccttagatttgttacCCCCATTATCAGTGATGAGGTAAATTCCTCATTGATTGCCATACCCAGCACTCAGAAGATTAGAGATACGGTTAACAGTCTTGCTTCCTGGAGTTCATCGGGTCCTGATGGTTTTCAGGCAGGTTTCTTTCAGGACAACTGGGATATTGTACAAGCCGAG TTTGCCTTTGTTGCCAATCGTCAAATTCATGATAATGTTGTTATTACTCAAGAAATTAT GTTGGAGTGGTCTTTCATTCTTGCTGTTTTTAAAAAACTGGGGTTCTCCGATGAATGGTGTCATATGATATCACAGTGTATAAGTACTGTTTCATATTCTGTATTAGTGAATGGATCTCCCAGTGAACCCTTTTACCATTCTCGTGGTATTAGGCAAGGGGAATGTCTTTCGCCTTACATTTTTATACTTTGTATGGAAGTTTTGTCTCAATTGTTGGTTAAAGCGGAGGATGAAAAGTTGATACAAGGATTCAGGTTTAAAAAGAACAGCCCTTctatttctcatcttttttttgctggcgattgtatgttgttttaCAAGGCTTCTGTCTCTTATGCTAAGAACCTCCTCAAGATTATTGACACTTTTGCTCAGGCTTCACGTCAGGCAATCAATTTTGAGAAGTCTGGGTTTATAACTAGTAAGAAAAT GATCCCTAGTACTGATGTGGATCATTTTATGTTTATTGATGGCTCTTTTAAAGATTATAATATGGGTTTGGGTGTTATATGGTGTGACATTGCAGGAAATGTAAGAAGATGTCGATCGGACTATGGTTTGATGTCAGATGCAATAGGTGCTGAAGTTGCTGCTCTAATTTTGGCCATCTCTTGGGCAGAGTAG